TCGGCGACCTCGTGGCCGTCTGCCGCAACAAGCTCGGCGAGGCCACCGGCCCCGGCGAATCGGCCTACACCCGGCTGCCCGTGAGCCCGATGGGCGAGGTCGTGACCCGCTATCACATCAGCCTCGACGTCGCCGACAAGCCGGGTGTCCTCGCCCAGGTCGCCACGGTCTTCGCCGAGCACGACGTGTCCATCGACACCGTCCGGCAGACGGGCAAGGACGGCGAGGCGTCCCTCGTCGTCGTCACCCACCGGGCACCCGACGCCGCCCTCTCGGCGACCGTCGAGGCGCTGCGCAAGCTGGACACGGTCCGCGGCGTCGCGAGCATCATGCGCGTTGAAGGCGAGTAGGGGAGTTACGAAAGCAATGTCTGCCAACAACGGTCGCCAGGCCTCCCGCACCCACCAGTGGCGCGGCATCATCGAGGAGTACCGCGACCGGCTTCCGGTCTCCGCCGACACGCCGGTCGTCACCCTCCGCGAGGGCGGTACGCCGCTCGTACCGGCCCAGGTGCTCTCCGAGCGCACGGGCTGCGAGGTGCACCTGAAGGTCGAGGGAGCCAACCCCACCGGGTCCTTCAAGGACCGCGGCATGACCATGGCCATCACGCGGGCCAAGGAGGAGGGCGCGAAGGCCGTCATCTGCGCCTCCACCGGCAACACCTCCGCGTCGGCCGCCGCCTACGCCGTACGCGCCGGAATGGTCTGCGCCGTTCTGGTGCCGGAAGGCAAGATCGCGCTCGGCAAGATGGGCCAGGCGCTGGTCCACGGCGCCCGCATCCTCCAGGTCGACGGCAACTTCGACGACTGCCTCACGCTGGCCCGCAACCTGTCCGACCACTACCCGGTGGCGCTGGTCAACTCCGTCAACCCGGTACGGATCGAGGGCCAGAAGACGGCGGCCTTCGAGATCGTCGACATGCTCGGCGACGCGCCCGACATCCACGTCCTGCCGGTCGGCAACGCGGGCAACATCACCGCCTACTGGCGGGGCTACCGCGAGTACGCGGCCGACGGGATCTCCTCCCGCAACCCCCGGATGTGGGGATTCCAGGCCTCCGGTTCCGCGCCGATCGTGCGCGGCGAGCCGGTCAAGGACCCGCACACCATCGCCACCGCGATCCGCATCGGCAACCCCGCCTCCTGGCAGTTCGCCGAGGAGGCGCGGGACGAGTCGGGCGGTCTCATCGACGAGGTGACCGACCGACAGATCCTGGCCGCCTACCGTCTGTTGGCCTCCCAGGAGGGCGTCTTCGTCGAGCCCGCCTCGGCGGCGAGCGTCGCCGGTCTGCTCAAGGCCGCCGAGCTGGGCCTGGTCGACCCGGGCCAGCGCATCGTCTGTACGGTCACGGGCAACGGCCTCAAGGACCCCGACTGGGCCGTGGCCGGTGCGCCGCAGCCCATCACCGTGCCGGTGGACGCCACGGTTGCCGCGGAGCGGCTGGGCCTCGTCTGACGGCTCATGCCCCGGGGCTCCGCCCCGGGCCCTGTGTCCTCAATGCCGGACGGGCTCGATTGTGCCGGACGGGCTGAGAATTCAGCCCGTCCCGGCGATCGAGGACAACACCAAATCAACCCAGCTCGTGCCATAGCGGCGCGCCGCAGGCGACACGCTTCGTGCGCCTCCCGTGCGCCCTATGTCGCCGCAGAACCTTCCTTCGATAGGCTGTACTCACTCCGCCCCGTCGCAGACCCCTGTCGCCCCCACGCGGCATCGCCGTCGCGGCCCTTGCGGACGTTGCACGCCCCACCGAGGCCACACCAAGGAGAGTCTTCGAGCGATGGCCGGTCCCGCGTTCCGCGCCGCCGCCGTCCGAGTGCGCACCCCTGCCACCAGCGCAAATCTCGGTCCCGGCTTTGATGCCCTCGGCCTGTCCCTGGGGCTCTACGACGACGTCGTCGTCCGGGTGGCCGAATCCGGGCTGCACATCGACATCGCGGGCGAGGGTGCCGAAACCCTGCCGCGTGACGAGAGTCATCTGCTCGTACGGTCCCTGCGTACGGCCTTCGATCTGCTCGGCGGCCAGCCGCGCGGCCTCGAGGTCGTCTGTGCCAACCGCATTCCGCACGGGCGGGGCCTCGGCTCCTCCTCCGCCGCCATCTGCGCGGGCATCGTCGCCGCCCGCGCCGTGACGATAGGCGGGGCCGAGCGGCTCGACGACGCCGCGCTGCTCGAGCTGGCCACCGAGATCGAGGGCCACCCGGACAACGTCGCCGCCTGTCTGCTCGGCGGATTCACCCTGGCCTGGACTGAGGCGGGGGCCGCGCGGGCCATTCGGATGGACCCGGCGGATTCCATCGTTCCGGTGGTCTTCGTGCCCTCCAAGGCCGTACTGACCGAGACCGCGCGCGGGCTGTTGCCGCGCAATGTCCCCCATGTGGACGCGGCGGCCAACGCCGGGCGCGCGGCGCTGCTCGTGGAGGCCCTGACCAGGCGTCCCGAGCTGCTGCTGCCGGCCACCGAGGACCGGCTCCACCAGGAATACCGCTCTCCGGCGATGCCGGAGAGCGTGGCCCTGGTCAACCGACTGCGCGCGGACGGCGTCCCCGCGGTCATCTCCGGCGCGGGCCCCACGGTGCTCGCGCTGGTCGAGGACGGTGCGGCCGACAAGGTCGCACGACTGGCGGGCGAGGGGTGGGCGGCCAATCGGCTGACTCTCGACGCCGGGGGGACGAGCGTGCTGCCGCTGTCCTGACCAGCGGTGTCCGGGGGCGACCCCGGACACCCGAAAATTGCGGTTGCCGGTCTTTGAGAGGGGGAATGTTTGTGGGATCCGGTAGTGTTAACCTCAAGTCTGCACTCGAAGCCACATCGGCTCGGTGCTCTGTGTCCCGATCAGGGACCGCTTTTCTTCCGGGAGCCTCCCAAACTGCCTGAGCAGCCTGCCTGAGCAGCTTCGAGCACGCTCCGGAATCGGCGTGGGTGACATGAGTGAAGTGAAACGCCATGTCTTCACTGATTCCTTCACGCCGAAACCAATGAACCTGATTCTTCCGCCGTACCGGCGGACCACCGCCCAGGCCCGGTCCGCATACCAGGACCGCAGCCGGACAGCACAACCGGTCGCCGAGCCAGACAGGCCGACGCCCGCTCCAGGGAAGGACCCTTCGTGAGCGACACCACCGATCTGATGGGCGTGAACGCCGCCGGCACTGCGGGCAGTGACGCCGGCAATGCCTCCGCGCCCGCCACGGACGCTCCCGCCGCGCCTGCCACCGGTGCCTCTACCGCGCCCAAGCGGCGCCGCTCGGGCACCGGCCTCGACGGCATGGTCCTGGCCGAGCTCCAGCAGGTTGCCTCCGGCCTCGGCATCAAGGGCACCGCGCGGATGCGCAAAGGCCAGCTGATCGAGGTCATCAAGGAGAAGCAGGCCGGCTCCGCCTCGTCCGCCAAGGCCGCCGAGGCGGCCCCCGCCGAGGCCAAGCCGAAGCGCCGTGCGACCTCCAAGGCCCGTACGGGTGAGGCGGCCGCCGAGAAGCCCGCCGAGAAGGCCGCTGCCCAGCAGCAGATCGAGATCCCGGGCCAGCCGAGCAGCGACGAGCAGCCGGCCGGCGAGCGCCGTCGCCGTCGTGCGACCGCGCCCTCGGGCAGCCCCGAGACGGCCACCGAGACCAAGACCGAGGTCAAGGTCGAGGAGCGCGCCGAGGCCAAGGCCGAGACGGCCGTGGACACCGCCGAGGGCAAGGCCGCCAAGAGCGGCGAGCGCCAGGAGCGCGGCGAGCGCGCCGGCAAGGGCGAGCGCCGCGAGCGCGGTGAGCGTGCCGAGCGCGGCCAGCGCGGCGAGCGTGACCGTGGCGAGCGCGGCGAGCGTGACCGTGACCGCCGTGGCAACCGCGACGGTGCCGGCCAGGCCGGCGGCGACCGCCAGGACCGTCAGCAGCAGCGCGACAACCGCGGCCCGCAGGGCGGCGGCCAGGGCGGCCCGCAGGACGACGACGACTTCGAGGGCGGCCGTCGCGGCCGTCGCGGCCGCTACCGCGACCGCCGTGGCCGTCGTGGCCGTGACGAGGGCTTCGGCAACGAGCCGCAGGTCTCCGACGACGACGTCCTGATCCCCGTCGCCGGCATCCTCGACATCCTCGACAACTACGCGTTCATCCGGACCTCCGGCTACCTCCCGGGCCCGAACGACGTCTATGTCTCCCTCGCCCAGGTCCGTAAGAACGGCCTGCGCAAGGGTGACCACGTCACCGGTGCGGTCCGGCAGCCGAAGGACGGCGAGCGGCGCGAGAAGTTCAACGCCCTCGTCCGCCTCGACTCGGTGAACGGCATGGCGCCCGAAACGGGCCGTGGCCGCCCGGAGTTCGGCAAGCTCACCCCGCTCTACCCGCAGGACCGCCTGCGGTTGGAGACGGACCCGGGTGTGCTGACGACCCGGATCATCGACCTGGTCGCGCCGATCGGCAAGGGCCAGCGCGGTCTGATCGTGGCCCCGCCGAAGACCGGCAAGACCATGATCATGCAGGCGATCGCCAACGCGATCACCACGAACAACCCCGAGTGCCACCTGATGGTCGTCCTGGTCGACGAGCGTCCGGAAGAGGTCACCGACATGCAGCGGTCGGTCAAGGGCGAGGTCATCTCCTCGACCTTCGACCGCCCGGCCGAGGACCACACCACCGTCGCCGAGCTGGCCATCGAGCGCGCCAAGCGCCTCGTCGAGCTGGGTCACGACGTGGTCGTCCTGCTGGACTCGATCACCCGTCTGGGCCGTGCCTACAACCTGGCCGCCCCGGCCTCGGGCCGCATCCTGTCCGGTGGTGTCGACTCGACCGCGCTCTACCCGCCGAAGAAGTTCTTCGGTGCCGCGCGCAACATCGAGGACGGCGGCTCGCTGACCATCCTGGCCACCGCGCTCGTCGAGACCGGCTCGCGCATGGACGAGGTGATCTTCGAGGAGTTCAAGGGCACCGGCAACATGGAGCTCAAGCTCGACCGGAAGCTCGCCGACAAGCGCATCTTCCCGGCCGTGGACGTCGACCCGTCCGGTACCCGCAAGGAGGAGATCCTCCTGGGTGCCGATGAGTTGGCGATCGTCTGGAAGCTCCGCCGGGTGCTGCACGCGCTCGACTCGCAGCAGGCCATCGAGCTGCTTCTCGACAAGATGAAGCAGACGAAGTCCAACGCGGAGTTCCTGATGCAGATCGCGAAGACCACGCCCTCCTCGGGCAACGGCAACGACTGATCTGCTCTGACGCACGACGCGTCACCCACGCATCACCACGACCGCCCCGCCACTTGTGTGGCGGGGCGGTCGTGCGTCCGGCCCCGGCCCCGTCGCCGGTCGCAACGACCGTGCCGTGTCGCAGTCGTGATCATCTCGAGTCCGCCTCGTGACCGTCTGAGATTTGCGCCACAGCACCGCCGTCCGACATTGGCTTGAACTTTTGCCTCTTTCTGGCCGAAATCCCAGGTGGGCGGGGTCGTGGCGGGTTCGCGCGGGGGCGCCGGGCGGCGTGCTTTCTAAGAAGGTCCTCAGAACCCGCTGTGCAACCCTGGCGCAGGCTCTCCCGTCTGACCGGATGACGGGACACCATGCCTGACCAAGGCGGCAGGGGGTAGCCGGAGAGCAGCGGAGGACTGAGGACGTATGGCTGACGACAGCAAGGGCACGAGGGCGGGATCGCGCCGTCGGCGTGCCGGCGGGTCACGCGGCCGGCGCCGTAAGCCTCCGGCCCGTCGTAAGGGCTGGCGAATAGCCGCCTGGGCCCTCGCCGGGGTCATTCTGCTCGGAGGCTGCGGCCTCGGGTTCCTCTACTTCAAGTTCAACGGCAATCTGCACGGCGTGGACATCAATGCCGCGCTGGGCAAGAACCGCCCCAAGGACGTCGACAACGGCTCGCAGGACATCCTCGTCCTCGGCTCCGACTCCCGGGCCGGTGCCAACGCCAAGTACGGCACGGACGAGGGCAGCGCCCGCTCCGACACCGCGATGATCCTGCACGTCTACGAGGGCCACAAGAAGGCCAGCGTCGTCAGCATCCCGCGCGACACCATCGTCTCCCGCCCCGAGTGCAAGACGTCCGAGGGCAGGACCAGCCCGGCCGTGAAGCGCGCGCAGTTCAACGAGGCGTACTCGATCGGCGGCCCGGCCTGCGCGGTCGCGACCGTCGAGAGCATGACCGGCATCCGGATGGACCACTTCGTGGAGGTCGACTTCGCCGGCTTCCAGAAGATGATCGACAAGCTCGGCGGGGTGGAGGTCACCACCGCCAAGCCCATCCACGACAAGTGGAGCCACCTCGACCTCGCCGCGGGCACCCACACCCTCGACGGCGAGAAGTCCCTCGCGCTCGTCCGCACCCGCAAGGGCGTCGGTGACGGCAGCGACCTCGGCCGGATCAAGCTCCAGCAGACCTTCATCAAGGCGCTGCTGGACCAGATCAAGTCGGTGGGCCTCTTCACCAGCCCCACCAAGCTCTACGGTCTCGCCGACACCGCCACCAAGGCCGTCACCACCGACCGGGAGCTGGCCTCGCTCGACAAGCTGATGAGCTTCGCCAACGGGCTCAAGGGCATCGAGTCCAACGACATGCACATGGTCACGCTGCCGGTCACGTACGACCCCCGGGACCCCAACCGGGTGGTGCCGCTGGAGGCCGAGTCCGCCGAGGTCTGGGACGCGCTCCGCGCCGACCGGGAGATACCGCAGTCCGCGCTCAAGGACGGCGCGGGCACGAAGACGGACGCGGACAACGCCGTGAAGCAGGTCTCGGCCGGCAAGGGCGCGGACGGGAAGGCCGAGAAGAAGAGCCCCGTCAAGTAGCGGAGAAGAGCCCCGTCAAGTAGCCGGCCGGCCAGGTGGCAATCGGCCGGACCGGCCGTAATGGCCCCTTGCGGGCCGCCATCCCGCCCCCCACCTGCGCCTTTTCCCCCGGGGCCGCTCCTGGTCCCGGGGCCGGACAACGGGGGAATACCTGGCCGCCACCCCACGTTTTGGGGGATACGGCCAGTACTGGCAAACTGGTACGTCGGCCCCGGTTCACGTAAGGCAATCCCGCCTCTGCGACCCGGCGCCCTCCCGAACCTAGGAGATCCCTTGAAGCGCGACATCCACCCGGATTACGTCGAGACCCAGGTCAGCTGCACCTGTGGCGCCTCGTTCACCACCCGTAGCACCGTCGCGGACGGCACCATCCGTGCCGACGTGTGCTCCGAGTGCCACCCGTTCTACACGGGCAAGCAGAAGATCCTCGACACCGGTGGCCGCGTGGCGCGGTTCGAGGCCCGCTTCGGCAAGGCCGCCGCTGCCAAGAAGTAGCGACCCGCAGGCGCCGGTTCTCGGTCGCCCTTCGCGCGCGAGGGGTGACCGGACCGGCGCTTTGTCGTCCAGCAGGCCCGTCACTTCCAGCTAGGGAAACTTGATGTTCGAGGCAGTCGAGGAACTGATCGGTGAGCACGCCGACCTCGAGAAGCGGCTCGCCGACCCCGCCGTGCACGCGGACCAGGCCAACGCCCGCAAGCTCAACAAGCGCTACGCCGAGCTGACCCCGATCGTCGGGACCTACCGCTCCTGGAAGCAGGCCGGCGAGGACATCGAGACCGCGCGCGAGTTCGCCGCCGACGACCCGGACTTCGCCGCCGAGGTCAAGGTGATCGAGAAGCAGCGCGAGGCGCTCACCGAGAAGCTGCGCCTGCTGCTCGTCCCGCGCGACCCCAGCGACGACAAGGACGTCATCCTCGAGGTCAAGGCGGGTGCGGGCGGCGACGAGTCGGCGCTCTTCGCCGGCGACCTGCTGCGGATGTACCTGCGCTACGCCGAGCGCGTCGGCTGGAAGACCGAGATCATCGACGCCACCGAGTCCGAGCTGGGCGGCTACAAGGACGTCCAGGTCGCCGTGAAGACCAAGGGCGGCAACGGCGCCACCGAGCCCGGCCAGGGCGTCTGGGCGCGGCTGAAGTACGAGGGCGGAGTGCACCGCGTGCAGCGCGTGCCCGCCACCGAGTCCCAGGGCCGGATCCACACCTCCGCCGCCGGCGTGCTCGTCACGCCCGAGGCCGAGGAGATCGACGTCGAGATCCACGCCAACGACCTGCGCATCGACGTCTACCGCTCGTCGGGCCCCGGCGGCCAGTCCGTCAATACCACCGACTCCGCGGTCCGCATCACGCACCTGCCGACCGGCATCGTCGCCTCCTGCCAGAACGAGAAGAGCCAGCTCCAGAACAAGGAGCAGGCCATGCGCATCCTGCGGTCCCGGCTGCTCGCCGCGGCCCAGGAGGAGGCGGAGAAGAACGCCGCCGACGCCCGTCGCAGCCAGGTCCGCACGGTCGACCGCTCCGAGAAGATCCGTACGTACAACTTCCCGGAAAACCGCATCTCCGACCACCGGGTCGGGTTCAAGGCGTACAACTTGGACCAGGTGCTCGACGGCGAGCTGGACCCGGTCATCCAGGCGTGCGTCGACGCCGACTCGGCCGCCAAACTGGCTGACGCCGGCTGACCGACTGAGACAATGCCCCAATGCGGCGTGCGACGCGTCCGCGGTCGCCGGGCGGGCTCGACCCGTCGAGCCCGTGCGACGGCCAGGACAGCCGCCGTGACGAAAGCGCGAGAGGATCAACGTGAACCTGCTGCTCGCCGAGGTGGCGCAAGCCACCCAGCGGTTGGCCGACGCCGGCGTACCTTCTCCGCGCTTCGACGCGGAGGAGCTGGCCGCGTTCGTGCACGGCGTCAAGCGGGGTGAGCTGCACAACGTGGCCGACGCCGACTTCGACGCCCGCTACTGGGAGGCGGTCGCCCGCCGCGAGGCCCGGGAGCCGCTCCAGCACATCACCGGCCGCGCGTTCTTCCGCTACCTCGAGCTCCAGGTGGGCCCCGGAGTCTTCGTGCCCCGCCCCGAGACCGAGTCGGTCGTCGGCTGGGCCATAGACGCCGTACGGGCCATGGACGTCGTCGAGCCCCTGATCGTCGACCTGTGCACCGGCTCCGGGGCCATCGCCCTGGCCCTCGCGCAGGAGGTGCCGCGCTCCCGGGTGCACGCCGTGGAGCTGGACGAGGGCGCCCTCGGCTGGGCCCGCAAGAACGTCGAGGGCTCCCGGGTGTCGCTGCACCACGGCAACGCCCTGACCGCCCTGCCGGAGCTGGACGGCCAGGTCGACCTGGTCATCAGCAACCCGCCGTACATCCCGCTCACCGAGTGGGAGTTCGTGGCGCCCGAGGCCCGCGACCACGACCCGCAGCTCGCGCTGTTCTCCGGCGAGGACGGCCTCGACACCATCCGCGGCATCGAGCGCACCGCCCACCGGCTGCTGCGGCCGGGCGGCGTCGTCGTCATCGAGCACGCCGACACCCAGGGCGGCCAGGTGCCGTGGATCTTCACCGAGGAGAAGGGCTGGGCGGACGCTGCCGACCACCCCGACCTCAACAACCGCCCGCGCTTCGCGACGGCCCGTAGGGCGACGGCGTGAGCGGGGCAACGGCACCTAACCGCTTCGCGAAGGAGATGTGATGGCACGGCGATACGACTGCAGCGACGCGACCGACCGCAAGACCGGTCTGCGCGAAGCCGCCGCCGCGGTCCGCCGCGGCGAGCTGGTCGTGCTGCCCACCGACACCGTCTACGGCATCGGTGCGGACGCCTTCAGCCGCGAGGCCGTCGGCGACCTCCTGGAGGCCAAGGGACGCGGACGTGGCATGCCCACGCCCGTTCTCGTCGGTTCTCCGAACACCCTGCACGGGCTGGTCACGGACTTCTCCGAGCAGGCCTGGGAGCTGGTCGACGCCTTCTGGCCCGGCGCGCTCACCCTGGTCGCCAACCACCAGCCCTCGCTGACCTGGGACCTCGGCGAGACGCACGGCACCGTCGCCGTGCGGATGCCGCTGCACCCCGTCGCCATCGAGCTGCTCACCGAGTTCGGCCCCATGGCCGTCTCCAGCGCCAACCTCACGGGCCACCCGGCCCCGCAGGACTGCGACTCCGCGCAGGAGATGCTCGGCGACTCCGTCTCGGTCTACCTCGACGGCGGCTCCACCCCGGACAACGTGCCCTCCTCCATCGTCGACGTCACCGGCAAGGTGCCCGTGCTGCTGCGGGCCGGCGCGCTCAGCGCCGAGCAGCTGCGCGAGGTAGTCCCCGATCTCGAGGTGGCCAATTGATCGCCCCGCAGGGGCGTGGCATAGCGGGACCGGACACCTATGACCCCGGCCGGTCCGGGGTCCCCACCTTCCGCATCCTCCACGTCAGCACCGGCAACGTCTGCCGCTCGCCCATCACCGAGCGGCTGACCCGCCATGCCCTCTCCGACCGCCTCGGCGACCCCCTCACGGGCGGTCTCGTGGTGGAGAGCGCCGGCACCTGGGGACACGAGGGAGCCCCGATGGAGGCGCACGCGGCGACCGTCCTGGCCGACCTCGGCGCCGACCCGGACGGCTTCATCGGCCGTGAGCTGCTGGACGAGCACGTCATCCGCGCCGATCTCGTGCTCACCGCCACCCGGGACCACCGCGCCCAGGTCATCTCGATGGGCCACTCCGCGGGGCTGCGGACGTTCACGCTCAAGGAGTTCACCCGGCTGGTACGGGCCATAGACCACGCGACCCTCCCGGACCCCGAGCAGGCCGGCGGGGTGGTCGACCGCGCCCGCGCCCTGGTGCAGGCAGCCGCCGCGCTGCGCGGCTGGCTGCTCGCCCCGAACGCGGAGGCCGACGAGGTCCACGACCCCTACGGCGCCCCGATCACCTTCTTCCGCTCCATCGGTGACGAGATCAACCAGGCACTCGACCCGGTCGTCACCGCCCTGACCGGGGTACCTGCCCGCGCGTAGGCCTGTCCGGCGGATCACGGGGCGCACCACCGCTGCGCGGCGGGTGTCCTCAAACGCCGGACGGGCTTGATGTGGCCGGGCTCAGCCGAAACAAGCCCGTCCGGCGTTTGAGGACGCGCCCGCAGGGCGCTCGCCGCCGCAGGCGGCAACGACGGGCGCAGGCGGCAACGACGGGCACGCGGGCCGGCACGGGCCTACATTGGGGTGGAGACCATCGCACCGCACAGCCATCGCACCGCACAGCCCGGAGCCAGCGATGCCCGTCACCCCCACGCCCACCAGGGGCGCCCCCGCGGACGGCGCCACCGGCCTCCCCGCATGGGGCCCCGGCTTCGACGCGCTGCTGCGGCAGGACCCCGAGATGGCCGAGATCCTCCTCGGCGAGGCGAACCGGCAGGCCACCGGCATCCAGCTCATCGCCGCCGAGAACTTCACCTCGCCCGCCGTGCTCGCCGCCCTCGGCTCCCCGCTGGCCAACAAGTACGCCGAGGGTTACCCCGGCGCCCGCCACCACGGCGGCTGCGAGCTGGTGGACGCCGCCGAGCGCACCGCCGTCGACCGCGCCAAGGACCTCTTCGGCGCCGCGCACGCCAACGTCCAGCCGCACTCCGGGACCGCCGCCGTGATGGCCGCCTACGCCGCCCTGCTGCGCCCCGGCGACACCGCCCTGGCCATGTCCCTCACCCACGGCGGGCACCTCTCCCACGGCTCACCTGCGAGCTTCTCGGGCCGCTGGTACGACTTCGTCGGCTACGGGGTCCGCGAGGAGACCGGTCTGATCGACTACGCGCGGGTCCGCGCCCTGGCCCGTGAGCACCGGCCCAAGGCGATCGTCTGCGGCTCGATCTCCTACCCCCGGCATCCCGACTACGCCGCCTTCCGCGACATCTGCGACGAGACCGGCGCGTATCTCGTCGTCGACGCCGCGCACCCCATCGGCCTGGTCGCCGGGGGAGCGGCGCCCAGCCCCGTGCCGTACGCGGACGTGGTGTGCGCCACCACGCACAAGGTGCTGCGCGGCCCGCGCGGCGGGCTGCTGCTGTGCGGTCCGGAGCTGGCCGACCGGATCGACCGGGCGGTGTTCCCGCTCACGCAGGGCGGCCCGCAGATGCACACCGTGGCGGCGAAGGCCGTCGCCTTCGGCGAGGCCGCGACGCCGGCGTTCACCACGTACGCCCATCGGGTGGTGGCCAACGCCCGTGCGCTGGCCGGCGCGCTGGCCGCGGAGGGACTCACCGTGACCACGGGCGGCACCGACACCCACCTGATCACCGCGCACCTCGGCGCGCTCGCACCGGACGCCGCCGTGGCCCGCGGCCGGCTCGCGGCGGCGGGCATCGTCCTCGACACCTGCGGGCTGCCCCACGGCACCGGTCGCGGCCTGCGGCTGGGCACCGCGGCGGTCACCACCCAGGGCATGGGCGAGGCCGAGATGGGCCGCCTGGCGGGCCTCATGGGTGCCGCGCTGCGCGGGGACGGGCCGGGCGGCGCCGTCCGGGAGGCGGTGCTGCGCCTGGCAGCGGACTTCCCGCCCTATCCCGCCCGATTCTGACCCTCCGCAACCGCCGGGGCGTGGCCAACGTCTCCAGCCACATTCACAGATCGGGGGCGGACGCGAATATGGTGTGGGGCTGTGATGTCCAGCGAAAACTCTGGGGCAGCCCGTGCGTGAATATCTGCTGACGCTGTGCGTCACCGCAGCGGTCACTTATCTGCTGACGGGTCCGGTGCGGAAGTTCGCCATCGCGGCCGGGGCGATGCCGGAGATCCGCGCGCGGGACGTGCACCGCGAACCGACGCCGCGGCTCGGCGGTATCGCGATGTTCGGCGGGCTGTGCGCGGGACTGCTGGTGGCCGCGCACCTGTCGAACCTCAAGAGCGTCTTCGAGCTGTCCAACGAGCCCCGGGCGCTGCTCTCCGGGGCCGGGCTGATCTGGCTGCTCGGGGTGCTGGACGACAAGTGGGGCGTGGACGCCCTGGTCAAGCTCGGCGGGCAGATGATCGCCGCCGGTGTGATGGTGCTCCAGGGTCTGACGATCCTGTGGATCCCGGTGCCCGGTGTGGGCCCGGTCTCGCTCACGCCGATGCAGGGCACGCTGCTGACCGTCGCGCTGGTCGTCATCACCATCAACGCCGTGAACTTCGTGGACGGCCTGGACGGGCTGGCGTCGGGCATGGTCTGCATCGCCGCCGCCGCGTTCTTCATGTACACCTACCGGATCTGGTTCGGGTACGGGCTGGAGGCGGCCGCGCCCGCGACGCTGTTCGCGGCGGTCCTGATGGGCATGTGCCTGGGCTTCCTGCCGCACAACATGCACCCAGCCCGGATCTTCATGGGCGACTCCGGCTCGATGCTGATCGGCCTGGTGCTGGCGGCGGGCGCCATCTCGGTGACCGGGCAGCTCGACCCGGACGCGCTCAGTCTCTTCGTCGGTTCGGAGCGCGCGGCCGTGCATGCCACGGTGCCGGTCTACATCCCGCTGCTGCTGCCGCTCACGGTGATCGCGGTGCCCGTCGCGGACCTGCTGCTGGCCATCGTGCGCCGGACCTGGAACGGGCAGTCGCCGTTCGCCGCCGACCGCGGGCATCTGCACCACCGGCTGCTGGAAATCGGCCACTCGCACAGCCGCGCCGTATTGATCATGTATTTCTGGTCGGCGCTCATCGCCTTCGGCACCGTCGCCTATTCCGTGCACTCGGCGAGTGTCTGGATCTTGCTGGTCATCGTGGCGCTCAGCGCGGTCGGCCTGGTCCTTCTGCTGCTGCCGCGCTTCACCCCGCGCGCTCCGCGCTGGGCGGAGGCCTTCGTGCCGCCGCGCTACCGCCGCCGCAAGTCGGTCGTGGTGGCCGCGGCGGCAGGGGCGGGCGCCGGCGGGACGGCCGAGGGCGCGGGCATCGGGGAGCAGCGCGAGCCCGTTCCGGCGGGGCTGCACGGGGCGACGGCCATCGGCGACCGGTCGCGCTTCCCGCACACCAGGAAGATCAGCAGCCACCGTTGACCCAGCCCGAGTGGCACCGCCGCAGGAGTGAAGCAGGTTTCGCTGGGGGCTTTTAGCAGAGAAATATGTGGCCCGTCAGCCCTACAACCAGCACATTCACCCTTGTGTGTGAGGGCCAGCACACGATGTAGGTAAAGACCTCATCAAATAGTTTGTGATACCGTTCACTAAA
The window above is part of the Streptomyces syringium genome. Proteins encoded here:
- the thrC gene encoding threonine synthase, translated to MSANNGRQASRTHQWRGIIEEYRDRLPVSADTPVVTLREGGTPLVPAQVLSERTGCEVHLKVEGANPTGSFKDRGMTMAITRAKEEGAKAVICASTGNTSASAAAYAVRAGMVCAVLVPEGKIALGKMGQALVHGARILQVDGNFDDCLTLARNLSDHYPVALVNSVNPVRIEGQKTAAFEIVDMLGDAPDIHVLPVGNAGNITAYWRGYREYAADGISSRNPRMWGFQASGSAPIVRGEPVKDPHTIATAIRIGNPASWQFAEEARDESGGLIDEVTDRQILAAYRLLASQEGVFVEPASAASVAGLLKAAELGLVDPGQRIVCTVTGNGLKDPDWAVAGAPQPITVPVDATVAAERLGLV
- the thrB gene encoding homoserine kinase is translated as MAGPAFRAAAVRVRTPATSANLGPGFDALGLSLGLYDDVVVRVAESGLHIDIAGEGAETLPRDESHLLVRSLRTAFDLLGGQPRGLEVVCANRIPHGRGLGSSSAAICAGIVAARAVTIGGAERLDDAALLELATEIEGHPDNVAACLLGGFTLAWTEAGAARAIRMDPADSIVPVVFVPSKAVLTETARGLLPRNVPHVDAAANAGRAALLVEALTRRPELLLPATEDRLHQEYRSPAMPESVALVNRLRADGVPAVISGAGPTVLALVEDGAADKVARLAGEGWAANRLTLDAGGTSVLPLS
- the rho gene encoding transcription termination factor Rho, translated to MSDTTDLMGVNAAGTAGSDAGNASAPATDAPAAPATGASTAPKRRRSGTGLDGMVLAELQQVASGLGIKGTARMRKGQLIEVIKEKQAGSASSAKAAEAAPAEAKPKRRATSKARTGEAAAEKPAEKAAAQQQIEIPGQPSSDEQPAGERRRRRATAPSGSPETATETKTEVKVEERAEAKAETAVDTAEGKAAKSGERQERGERAGKGERRERGERAERGQRGERDRGERGERDRDRRGNRDGAGQAGGDRQDRQQQRDNRGPQGGGQGGPQDDDDFEGGRRGRRGRYRDRRGRRGRDEGFGNEPQVSDDDVLIPVAGILDILDNYAFIRTSGYLPGPNDVYVSLAQVRKNGLRKGDHVTGAVRQPKDGERREKFNALVRLDSVNGMAPETGRGRPEFGKLTPLYPQDRLRLETDPGVLTTRIIDLVAPIGKGQRGLIVAPPKTGKTMIMQAIANAITTNNPECHLMVVLVDERPEEVTDMQRSVKGEVISSTFDRPAEDHTTVAELAIERAKRLVELGHDVVVLLDSITRLGRAYNLAAPASGRILSGGVDSTALYPPKKFFGAARNIEDGGSLTILATALVETGSRMDEVIFEEFKGTGNMELKLDRKLADKRIFPAVDVDPSGTRKEEILLGADELAIVWKLRRVLHALDSQQAIELLLDKMKQTKSNAEFLMQIAKTTPSSGNGND
- a CDS encoding LCP family protein, which gives rise to MADDSKGTRAGSRRRRAGGSRGRRRKPPARRKGWRIAAWALAGVILLGGCGLGFLYFKFNGNLHGVDINAALGKNRPKDVDNGSQDILVLGSDSRAGANAKYGTDEGSARSDTAMILHVYEGHKKASVVSIPRDTIVSRPECKTSEGRTSPAVKRAQFNEAYSIGGPACAVATVESMTGIRMDHFVEVDFAGFQKMIDKLGGVEVTTAKPIHDKWSHLDLAAGTHTLDGEKSLALVRTRKGVGDGSDLGRIKLQQTFIKALLDQIKSVGLFTSPTKLYGLADTATKAVTTDRELASLDKLMSFANGLKGIESNDMHMVTLPVTYDPRDPNRVVPLEAESAEVWDALRADREIPQSALKDGAGTKTDADNAVKQVSAGKGADGKAEKKSPVK
- the rpmE gene encoding 50S ribosomal protein L31; this translates as MKRDIHPDYVETQVSCTCGASFTTRSTVADGTIRADVCSECHPFYTGKQKILDTGGRVARFEARFGKAAAAKK